From a single Salvelinus namaycush isolate Seneca chromosome 14, SaNama_1.0, whole genome shotgun sequence genomic region:
- the LOC120059257 gene encoding DAZ-associated protein 2-like, with translation MNNKGSYPQQAVYPQQSSAPIYPPAMQVSPQAPPYTDAPPAYSEIYQPRYVHPSQAGQLQQMAQYPGTQMYMQLPQSMAVGPMGHNVPMAYYPMGAMYPPGSAVLVEGGYDAGARFGQSNSASIPPPPPGHMPNAAQLAAMQGANVMMTQRKNNFFMGGSNGGYTIW, from the exons ATGAACAACAAAG GTTCCTATCCCCAGCAAGCTGTGTACCCACAGCAGAGCAGTGCACCCATCTACCCCCCTGCAATGCAAGTGTCTCCTCAGGCACCCCCTTACACAGATGCACCACCTGCATACTCTGAG ATTTATCAGCCCAGGTATGTGCACCCATCTCAGGCTGGCCAGCTACAGCAAATGGCCCAGTACCCTGGCACTCAGATGTACATGCAACTGCCCCAGTCCATGGCTGTTGGACCAATGGGCCACAACGTCCCCATGGCATACTACCCCATGGGAGCCATGTATCCCCCTGGCTCCGCTGTGCTAGTGGAGGGAGGATATGATGCTGGTGCTCGATTTGGTCAAAGCAACAGTGCTTCCATCCCT CCCCCACCTCCTGGCCACATGCCTAATGCAGCTCAGCTGGCCGCCATGCAGGGTGCCAACGTCATGATGACACAGCGCAAGAACAACTTCTTTATGGGTGGTTCCAATGGTGGGTACACCATCTGGTAA